Proteins from one Candidatus Cloacimonas sp. genomic window:
- the recA gene encoding recombinase RecA produces the protein MLDKNKDAALKTAISQLEKKYGVGTLMRLGDKPQQVVDVISTGALNLDIALGIGGIPKGRITEIYGAEASGKTTLALHIAAECQKQGGTVAFIDVEHALDPLYAKHLGVITDDLLLSQPDGGEQALEITETLVRSSAVDLIIIDSVAALVPKQEIEGQMGDSHVGLQARLMSQALRKLTAIVSKSNTAVIFINQTRMKIGAGPYMNPETTTGGVALKFYSSVRLEVRHGANIKDVGSDSQVIGARTKVKIVKNKFAPPFKTVEFPIIFGQGISKLDIIIDMAVQRDIIKKSGSWFSYNDLKLAQGVDKTKLYLTENPKLLEEIETNLREKLNPEDFNLTSDDNESEDLEES, from the coding sequence ATGCTGGATAAAAACAAAGATGCTGCCTTAAAAACAGCAATTTCGCAACTGGAAAAAAAATACGGTGTCGGAACTTTAATGCGCCTGGGAGATAAACCTCAGCAGGTGGTTGATGTAATTTCCACCGGAGCTCTCAATTTGGATATCGCCTTAGGAATAGGAGGAATTCCCAAAGGCAGAATAACGGAAATTTACGGTGCTGAAGCATCCGGTAAAACAACTTTGGCTTTACACATAGCGGCAGAATGTCAAAAACAGGGTGGAACAGTTGCCTTTATTGATGTGGAACATGCCCTTGACCCGCTTTATGCTAAACACTTAGGGGTAATTACAGACGACCTTTTGCTTTCTCAACCCGATGGAGGTGAACAGGCACTGGAAATAACGGAAACCCTGGTCCGCAGTTCTGCCGTTGACTTAATTATTATTGATTCGGTAGCTGCCCTGGTTCCCAAACAGGAAATTGAAGGTCAAATGGGAGATAGCCATGTAGGTTTACAAGCACGATTGATGAGCCAGGCATTGCGTAAATTAACTGCCATCGTTTCCAAAAGCAATACGGCAGTTATTTTTATCAATCAAACCAGAATGAAAATCGGTGCGGGACCCTATATGAATCCGGAAACAACAACCGGAGGAGTTGCTTTAAAATTCTATTCTTCCGTGCGCCTGGAAGTTCGCCATGGAGCTAATATTAAAGATGTGGGCTCCGATTCACAGGTTATCGGAGCACGCACTAAAGTGAAGATTGTGAAAAACAAATTCGCTCCTCCTTTTAAAACTGTGGAATTCCCCATTATTTTTGGTCAGGGTATCTCCAAACTGGATATTATTATTGATATGGCTGTTCAGCGCGATATAATTAAGAAAAGCGGTTCCTGGTTTTCTTACAACGACCTTAAACTGGCTCAGGGAGTTGATAAAACCAAGCTTTATTTAACTGAAAATCCCAAACTGCTGGAAGAGATTGAAACCAACTTGAGGGAAAAATTGAACCCTGAGGACTTTAACCTTACTTCTGATGATAATGAATCTGAAGATCTTGAAGAAAGCTGA
- a CDS encoding adenosine-specific kinase: MEIITEALKFPSDCNIILGQSHFIKTVEDLYEALVTSVPGIKFGLAFCESSGPCLVRKEGTDNELIEIAVENMFRLGAGHSFLIIMRNAFPINIMQALKDCREVVNIFCATANPVEVILAQTEQGSGILGVIDGFSPKGIELDTDITHRKKFLLDIGYKR; encoded by the coding sequence ATGGAAATAATCACAGAAGCACTCAAGTTTCCCTCTGATTGTAACATTATTTTAGGTCAAAGCCATTTTATTAAAACAGTGGAAGACCTCTATGAAGCCCTTGTTACCAGTGTTCCGGGAATCAAATTTGGTTTAGCTTTTTGTGAATCCTCGGGTCCTTGTTTAGTTCGTAAAGAAGGAACGGATAATGAACTGATAGAGATAGCGGTGGAAAATATGTTTCGTTTGGGTGCCGGGCACAGTTTTTTGATTATTATGCGTAATGCTTTCCCTATCAATATTATGCAAGCGCTGAAGGACTGTCGGGAAGTGGTGAATATTTTTTGTGCTACAGCCAATCCGGTAGAGGTGATTTTAGCTCAGACAGAGCAGGGAAGTGGAATTTTAGGCGTTATAGATGGTTTTTCACCTAAGGGCATAGAACTGGATACCGATATCACACATCGGAAAAAATTCCTTTTGGATATTGGCTATAAACGTTAA
- the thpR gene encoding RNA 2',3'-cyclic phosphodiesterase, with product MIRTFIALELPKPLKSELGSVINKYAKATPPFVNWVKPENLHLTLLFIGDVQPQEIRVIEEVLEKEWEGLSPFSFCAEGLEFFPAINPHLLWLKLSSESDGIFKLNRRLLKELSTRGIEADKKPMKLHITLARLKASLSPALEREIMSSKITSEPLDFDCLCLFKSQLYPEGPQYTILNKYNLNEQPED from the coding sequence ATGATTCGTACTTTTATAGCCCTGGAATTACCTAAGCCCTTGAAAAGTGAACTGGGAAGTGTAATTAACAAATATGCTAAAGCAACTCCACCTTTTGTAAATTGGGTAAAACCGGAAAATTTGCATCTAACCCTGCTTTTTATTGGAGATGTTCAACCACAGGAAATTAGGGTTATAGAAGAAGTTCTGGAAAAGGAATGGGAAGGTCTTTCCCCCTTCAGTTTTTGTGCCGAGGGCTTGGAATTTTTTCCCGCAATTAATCCCCATCTTTTATGGCTGAAGCTTTCCAGCGAAAGCGACGGGATTTTCAAACTAAACAGACGCCTGCTGAAAGAGCTTTCTACCCGAGGCATTGAAGCAGATAAAAAACCTATGAAATTACACATCACTCTGGCACGGCTGAAAGCATCGCTGTCACCTGCCTTGGAAAGAGAAATAATGAGTAGTAAAATAACTTCGGAACCTCTGGATTTTGACTGTCTTTGCCTGTTTAAAAGCCAATTGTATCCTGAAGGTCCGCAATATACGATATTAAATAAATATAACTTAAATGAACAGCCGGAGGATTAA